One window of Sphingobacteriales bacterium genomic DNA carries:
- a CDS encoding ABC transporter permease, which yields MRKIGLIIKREYLSRVKKKSFILTTLLVPIGFLLLFAVQFILIAFNSDTLRIVVKDDTGNFAHRIKDTETLYFKKSNETLEQLQSNYIEQGYDGVLYIPQLNLDNPNGITYFSDKLLGLSAKSYIQNELKDELRKLKLAELGVNDEVYNRVQKIQVNVSEKASGGSTGNTGLATAVGFIMGFLMYMIIFIYGAMVMRGVMEEKTNRIVEVLLSSVRPFQLMIGKIVGIGAVGLTQFVIWVVLMFLINLGLGFLVGGSVGGMSGTFGSGGGIGGNEQQMEQAMQIAQSIQEQISNLPVGMLVIGFIFYFLFGYIMYAALFAAVGSAVNDESETQSLTFPVSLPIIISIFILSAVMESPNSGLAFWSSLIPLFSPIIMPFRIAFGVPVWELLLSMVLLIAGSLAMVWLSAKIYRTGILLYGKKVTLSEIARWMVRSAT from the coding sequence ATGCGAAAAATTGGGCTTATCATAAAAAGAGAATATCTGAGCAGGGTGAAAAAGAAATCTTTTATTTTAACCACCCTGCTTGTCCCCATCGGATTTTTATTGTTGTTTGCGGTTCAGTTTATATTGATTGCGTTTAACTCTGATACGCTTAGAATTGTGGTCAAAGATGATACGGGAAATTTTGCCCACCGCATTAAAGACACAGAAACGCTGTATTTTAAAAAGTCCAATGAAACGCTGGAACAATTACAATCTAATTATATTGAGCAGGGGTACGATGGGGTCTTGTATATCCCACAACTCAATTTGGACAATCCCAACGGCATTACCTATTTTTCGGACAAACTACTGGGGCTTTCTGCAAAGTCATATATCCAAAACGAACTGAAAGACGAATTGCGAAAGCTGAAACTGGCAGAGTTGGGAGTGAATGACGAGGTTTATAACCGGGTTCAGAAAATACAGGTGAATGTTTCGGAAAAGGCTTCGGGAGGAAGCACCGGAAACACCGGATTGGCAACGGCGGTGGGCTTTATTATGGGATTTTTGATGTACATGATCATATTTATCTACGGAGCGATGGTGATGCGCGGGGTGATGGAAGAAAAAACAAACCGCATTGTGGAGGTGTTGCTCTCTTCGGTTCGCCCGTTTCAGTTGATGATTGGTAAAATAGTAGGCATCGGAGCAGTGGGCTTAACCCAGTTTGTTATTTGGGTTGTTTTGATGTTTTTAATCAACCTCGGTTTGGGCTTTTTAGTCGGAGGAAGTGTTGGCGGTATGTCCGGAACCTTTGGCAGTGGCGGTGGAATTGGGGGGAATGAACAACAGATGGAACAAGCCATGCAAATAGCGCAAAGCATACAAGAGCAGATAAGCAACCTTCCGGTTGGAATGTTAGTAATCGGCTTTATCTTTTACTTTTTGTTTGGCTATATCATGTATGCCGCTTTGTTTGCTGCTGTCGGGTCGGCTGTCAACGATGAAAGTGAAACCCAGTCGCTTACTTTTCCGGTCAGTTTGCCCATCATCATTTCTATTTTTATTTTAAGTGCCGTCATGGAATCTCCCAATAGCGGGCTGGCTTTCTGGTCTTCGCTCATTCCGCTGTTTTCGCCCATCATCATGCCTTTTCGCATTGCATTTGGTGTTCCGGTATGGGAATTACTGTTGTCAATGGTATTGTTGATAGCAGGTTCTTTGGCGATGGTCTGGCTGTCTGCAAAAATTTACCGCACCGGCATTTTGCTCTACGGAAAAAAAGTAACCCTTTCTGAAATTGCCCGATGGATGGTCCGAAGTGCTACCTGA
- a CDS encoding ATP-binding cassette domain-containing protein has protein sequence MDLLVIDNVVKVFGNTNAVDHISLCVPEQTIFGLLGPNGAGKTTLIRMITDILYQDSGFITLHNIPDNSNRSLYIGYMPEERGLYKKMKVGEHLLYLAQLKNLSAKQAKEKLSYWSEKFSISDWWNKQVGELSKGMQQKVQFIATVIHEPKLIILDEPFSGLDPINTNLIKDEIYNLKQKGATILFSTHRMEQVEEICERIVLVNKGKVILEGGVQELKSRFKENKFQLDYEGTLPQNLPDTLPFEVLNQSEQQFILHIKDGFTANHILQFFIENGLSVKAFNEILPSINEIFISQVHENAQAVSQ, from the coding sequence ATGGATTTATTGGTAATAGACAATGTGGTTAAGGTGTTTGGTAATACAAATGCGGTGGACCATATCAGTCTTTGTGTGCCCGAACAAACAATTTTCGGACTTTTGGGACCGAATGGAGCAGGAAAAACCACGCTAATCAGGATGATTACCGATATTTTGTATCAGGACAGCGGCTTCATTACCCTCCACAATATTCCCGACAATTCGAACAGGAGTTTGTATATCGGATATATGCCCGAAGAACGGGGATTGTACAAAAAAATGAAAGTGGGCGAACATTTGCTTTACCTCGCCCAACTGAAAAATCTTTCTGCAAAACAAGCCAAAGAAAAACTGAGTTACTGGTCTGAAAAATTTTCAATTTCCGATTGGTGGAACAAACAAGTGGGGGAATTGTCGAAGGGAATGCAGCAAAAAGTGCAGTTTATTGCTACCGTTATCCACGAACCTAAACTTATAATTCTGGATGAGCCTTTTTCAGGATTAGACCCCATCAACACCAATCTTATAAAAGACGAGATTTACAACCTGAAGCAAAAAGGCGCTACTATCCTTTTTTCTACCCACAGAATGGAACAGGTAGAAGAAATTTGTGAACGGATTGTATTGGTCAATAAAGGCAAAGTGATTTTAGAGGGCGGAGTGCAGGAATTAAAAAGCCGGTTTAAGGAAAATAAATTTCAATTGGATTACGAAGGAACGTTGCCACAAAATTTGCCTGATACGTTACCCTTTGAAGTGCTGAATCAATCCGAACAACAATTTATACTACATATCAAAGACGGGTTTACCGCCAATCATATTTTGCAGTTTTTTATCGAAAACGGGCTTTCGGTCAAGGCCTTTAATGAAATTCTGCCCTCCATCAATGAGATTTTTATCTCGCAGGTTCACGAAAATGCACAAGCTGTATCGCAATAG
- a CDS encoding YtxH domain-containing protein yields the protein MKRLLWFLIVFALGAAIAMLFAPQSGKKTRKKLLRQAKKIRLELEAKAEKSMDALNDWKVTVEELAEDAAKQMNGNGKLDVDSISGANA from the coding sequence ATGAAAAGGTTATTGTGGTTTTTAATTGTATTTGCCTTGGGTGCTGCTATTGCGATGTTGTTTGCTCCGCAAAGCGGTAAAAAAACCCGCAAAAAACTGCTTCGTCAGGCCAAAAAAATCCGCTTGGAACTGGAAGCTAAAGCCGAAAAAAGCATGGATGCCCTGAACGACTGGAAAGTAACGGTCGAAGAACTCGCCGAAGATGCCGCCAAACAAATGAACGGAAACGGCAAATTAGATGTGGACAGCATCAGTGGTGCAAATGCCTGA
- a CDS encoding restriction endonuclease subunit M gives MITKDLIKELKHKGNGEIGDLIKNQRDSGTINFILQSLGQLPYNFDSSFLYELLTHKHHQVRLNAVKNIGKLNGNTDISKLYELYETETDTSVKREIVSSIGRQRNIVNKPLLLKFLNDGDPKIVCQAIRGLLVFEKDKEVEAYLKPLLNHPNEMVRTVIYKEYYAVTIPNTGTIPHQETYEFLKNVVVNADVLQALKYVPEESIHLTFTSPPYYNARDYSIYPSYKAYLEFLEEVFLETHRITKEGRFLIVNTSPVIIPRVSRSHSSKRYGIPFDLHPYLVKNGWEFIDDIIWLKPEASVKNRIGGFMQHRKPLGYKPNAVTEYLMVYRKSTEKLLDWNIRSYDWQTVESSKVADGYETTNVWKIDPCFDKVHSAIFPVELCKRVIQYYSYKGDLVFDPFSGSGTVGRTAKALDRLFFLTEKEPKYFEYMKTKAKPDEIFNNRQTKFVSLEEFKTIANDIN, from the coding sequence ATGATAACAAAAGACTTAATAAAGGAACTGAAACATAAAGGGAACGGAGAGATAGGTGATTTAATAAAAAATCAGCGCGACTCTGGAACAATTAACTTTATCCTTCAAAGTTTGGGACAACTTCCTTATAACTTTGACAGTTCGTTCTTGTATGAACTTTTAACCCATAAACATCATCAGGTACGGTTAAATGCCGTTAAAAATATCGGTAAACTCAATGGCAATACAGATATTTCCAAACTTTACGAACTTTACGAAACTGAAACAGACACTTCCGTTAAACGTGAAATAGTATCTTCAATAGGTAGACAGAGAAATATCGTAAACAAACCACTTCTGTTAAAATTTTTAAACGACGGAGATCCTAAAATAGTTTGTCAAGCTATTCGCGGACTTTTGGTATTTGAAAAAGACAAAGAAGTGGAGGCTTATTTAAAACCTTTGTTAAATCATCCTAACGAAATGGTTAGGACTGTTATATACAAAGAGTATTATGCGGTTACTATCCCGAATACCGGTACAATACCTCACCAAGAAACCTACGAGTTTCTTAAAAATGTTGTCGTAAATGCTGATGTCCTGCAAGCATTAAAGTATGTACCGGAAGAAAGCATACATCTTACATTCACTTCACCGCCCTATTATAATGCAAGGGATTATTCAATTTATCCCAGTTATAAGGCCTATTTGGAATTTTTGGAAGAAGTTTTCTTGGAAACACACCGAATTACAAAAGAAGGTCGATTTTTAATTGTAAATACATCGCCTGTTATTATTCCGAGAGTAAGCCGCTCACATTCAAGCAAACGCTATGGTATTCCTTTTGATCTACATCCTTATTTAGTTAAAAATGGTTGGGAGTTTATAGACGATATTATCTGGTTGAAACCCGAAGCAAGCGTTAAAAACAGAATTGGTGGGTTTATGCAACATCGTAAACCCCTGGGCTACAAACCTAATGCGGTAACGGAATACTTAATGGTTTACAGGAAATCAACAGAAAAGCTATTGGATTGGAACATCAGAAGCTATGACTGGCAGACTGTCGAAAGCAGTAAGGTTGCGGATGGCTATGAAACGACCAACGTTTGGAAAATTGACCCCTGCTTTGACAAAGTACATTCCGCTATTTTTCCTGTTGAGTTGTGTAAAAGAGTAATACAATATTACTCTTACAAAGGAGATTTGGTTTTTGATCCGTTTAGCGGAAGCGGAACGGTCGGCAGAACAGCAAAAGCTTTGGATAGATTGTTTTTTTTAACAGAAAAAGAGCCGAAGTATTTTGAATATATGAAAACTAAGGCAAAGCCGGATGAGATTTTTAATAACCGTCAAACAAAATTTGTAAGTTTGGAAGAATTTAAAACTATCGCAAATGACATTAACTAA
- a CDS encoding CfrBI family restriction endonuclease, producing MTLTNHVVKNIIKRLIKGLDYRIEVIALINAEFLQFAIDFFKKVIEAKLLNQDVSIDWYKKIFLNNELSSDEIAINSGLNKKTITNMYNSASKGIVIDASNEHYDILYQTISSLIENQQDIDLIITIKFRGISVELNINESLIVINTLAVKRSALRGGLWSTAGKRVEKYLMATLCKVYSVPFEHFDQSKIPPSMREVDFYLINNETYYRCEVKLMGRGNPESADAIFARESNVFVADKLSDLNKQQADKLNVKWVELRDEDGYKKFGKVLGELAIPHKEFEGDLDNHLDKILNEFLE from the coding sequence ATGACATTAACTAACCATGTAGTAAAAAACATAATTAAACGACTAATAAAAGGACTGGATTACAGAATAGAGGTGATTGCCTTGATTAATGCCGAATTTTTACAATTTGCTATTGATTTTTTCAAAAAAGTTATAGAAGCGAAGCTTTTAAATCAAGATGTATCAATAGATTGGTACAAGAAGATTTTTTTGAATAACGAATTAAGTTCGGATGAAATTGCTATTAATTCCGGTCTTAACAAAAAGACAATCACCAATATGTATAATTCTGCATCAAAGGGAATTGTCATTGATGCTTCAAACGAACATTACGATATATTGTACCAAACTATAAGTAGTTTGATAGAAAATCAACAGGACATAGATTTAATAATAACAATTAAATTTAGAGGCATTAGTGTAGAATTGAACATTAATGAAAGTTTAATTGTAATCAATACTCTTGCGGTAAAGCGTTCGGCACTTCGTGGAGGGCTTTGGAGTACTGCCGGAAAGCGTGTTGAAAAGTATTTAATGGCAACACTTTGCAAAGTTTATTCCGTTCCATTTGAGCACTTCGACCAAAGCAAGATTCCGCCAAGTATGCGGGAAGTAGATTTTTACTTGATAAACAATGAAACATATTATCGCTGTGAAGTAAAACTAATGGGGCGAGGTAATCCTGAAAGCGCAGATGCAATTTTTGCAAGAGAAAGTAATGTTTTTGTCGCTGATAAACTTTCTGATTTGAACAAACAACAAGCTGATAAACTAAATGTAAAATGGGTTGAACTTCGCGATGAAGATGGATATAAAAAGTTTGGAAAAGTTTTAGGAGAACTTGCCATCCCACATAAAGAATTTGAAGGAGATTTAGACAATCATTTAGATAAAATACTGAACGAATTTCTTGAATAA